The Phycisphaeraceae bacterium genome window below encodes:
- the terL gene encoding phage terminase large subunit, whose amino-acid sequence MNPTTSHRQFFAQKLLSTVRRDQARQFLEAFGRIYLPKYFQHPPSSMHKEMLQWLQEATRERGQRIAVAAPRGHAKSTLVSLTYVLWSICFKTDPFILIISSTTGQAEDLLSHLKVELEGNALLQADFPEACELPSKPGGPPRWKQGDIITRSGIRVVALGASSRVRGRRHRSHRPTLMILDDLEGDEHTDSPFRRAKLLHWFERAVLKAGEAQTNVVVVGTLLHYDSLLARLIDPRKSPRWRGKKYQAVTAWSAHPHLWEKWESIFHHREEHEGQSGPDAAGEFYREHEDEMLEGTQVLWPPHESYLKLMEVRAENRPAFDAEKQNEPIDPADCLFRDEDFHYWDDQYADAQELITTIRAKGRARIYGACDPSLGKAGRHRDDTAIVTLLRDDKTGILYVVDAEIRRLVPHEIIATIIQYERARSFNCFGVEAVQFQEVLADQLYNQARIEGVCLHVQKIHHTTDKIARIQKLQPLVKMGTIRFSRRHRLLLDQLRQFPKAAHDDGPDALAMAVDISDRIWIGPQRVGV is encoded by the coding sequence ATGAATCCAACAACATCTCACCGACAATTCTTCGCGCAAAAGCTCCTGTCCACCGTCCGCCGCGATCAGGCGAGGCAATTCCTCGAGGCTTTCGGCCGCATCTACCTCCCGAAGTACTTCCAGCACCCGCCTTCGAGCATGCACAAGGAGATGCTCCAATGGCTGCAAGAGGCAACCCGGGAGCGTGGCCAGCGGATCGCGGTAGCCGCACCCCGTGGCCACGCCAAGAGCACGTTGGTCAGCCTCACCTACGTGCTATGGTCGATCTGCTTCAAGACCGATCCCTTCATCCTGATCATCTCCAGCACCACGGGTCAGGCGGAGGACCTCTTGAGCCATCTAAAGGTGGAGCTCGAGGGCAATGCGCTCCTGCAGGCTGACTTCCCCGAGGCGTGCGAACTGCCCAGCAAGCCCGGAGGCCCCCCTCGCTGGAAACAGGGCGACATCATTACCCGCAGCGGCATCCGCGTGGTCGCCTTGGGGGCCAGCAGCCGGGTCCGCGGCAGGCGGCACCGGTCACACCGGCCGACGCTCATGATCCTCGACGACCTCGAAGGCGACGAGCACACGGACTCTCCCTTCCGCCGCGCCAAACTTCTTCACTGGTTCGAGCGGGCGGTGCTGAAGGCGGGAGAAGCGCAGACCAACGTGGTGGTCGTAGGCACGCTCCTGCACTATGACTCCCTGCTGGCGCGGCTCATCGACCCCCGGAAGTCGCCGCGGTGGAGGGGGAAGAAGTACCAGGCGGTGACGGCGTGGTCGGCGCATCCCCATCTCTGGGAGAAATGGGAATCAATCTTCCACCACCGGGAGGAGCACGAGGGACAGAGCGGTCCAGATGCAGCGGGAGAGTTCTACCGGGAGCACGAAGACGAGATGCTCGAAGGCACCCAAGTGCTTTGGCCCCCGCATGAGAGCTACCTGAAGCTGATGGAGGTTCGCGCCGAGAACCGGCCGGCTTTCGACGCCGAGAAGCAGAACGAGCCGATTGACCCGGCAGACTGCCTGTTCCGGGACGAGGACTTCCACTACTGGGACGACCAGTACGCGGATGCCCAAGAACTGATCACGACGATCCGTGCCAAAGGCAGGGCCCGAATCTACGGTGCCTGCGACCCCAGCCTGGGGAAGGCCGGCCGCCACCGCGACGACACGGCCATCGTCACGCTACTGCGGGACGACAAGACCGGCATCCTGTACGTGGTGGATGCGGAGATCAGGCGGCTGGTACCGCACGAGATCATTGCGACGATCATTCAGTACGAGAGGGCTCGCTCCTTTAACTGCTTTGGTGTGGAGGCGGTGCAGTTCCAGGAGGTGTTAGCCGATCAGCTCTACAACCAGGCGCGGATCGAAGGCGTCTGCCTTCATGTCCAGAAGATCCACCACACCACCGACAAAATCGCTCGGATCCAGAAGCTCCAGCCCCTGGTCAAGATGGGCACGATCCGCTTCAGCCGGCGGCATCGGCTGCTCTTGGATCAGCTAAGGCAGTTCCCCAAGGCGGCGCACGATGACGGGCCGGATGCGCTCGCCATGGCGGTGGACATTAGTGACCGGATCTGGATCGGGCCGCAGCGGGTGGGGGTCTAG
- a CDS encoding DNA modification methylase: protein MLLRKIPASRINPAPYNPRKDLQPGDPEYEKLAKSIDQFGCVEPLVWNKRSGNLVGGHQRFKVLQARGDTHVQVSVVDLPPDQEKALNLALNKISGDWDPRKLAELLEELTQVPEFDLGLTGFEVTEAQDLIDEVLRPLDENRVEDFDVEAELAAQRPLVTKPGEMLELGDHRLLCGDCTKVEDVQKVMSGYPRKAVLFATDPPYLVGYDGLNHPSKSTDKKKQKNKNKDWSDSYGVTWDDADANPELYEKFIGVAIAEAVFPGAAWYCWHASRRQAMVEAAWQKHGAFVHQQILWVKDRPILTRSWYLWQHEPCFFGWVKPNKPPRTSDDFLPTVWQIPTVAVGAKTEHPTSKPVELFAIPMRQHTKRREVCYEPFAGSGSQLIAAESLGRRCFAIEISPRYCDVVVRRWIAWVGEAKAPSELLKRYRIKKEGR from the coding sequence ATGCTCCTCCGCAAAATCCCCGCCTCCCGCATCAACCCCGCGCCTTACAACCCCCGGAAGGATTTGCAGCCGGGCGACCCCGAATACGAGAAGCTCGCCAAATCGATCGACCAGTTCGGCTGCGTGGAACCCTTGGTCTGGAATAAACGATCGGGCAACCTGGTGGGTGGCCACCAACGCTTCAAGGTGCTCCAGGCGCGCGGCGACACCCACGTCCAAGTCAGCGTGGTCGATCTTCCTCCCGACCAGGAAAAAGCCCTCAACCTGGCTCTCAACAAGATTTCCGGCGACTGGGACCCCCGGAAGTTGGCGGAGCTGCTTGAGGAGCTGACTCAAGTCCCCGAGTTCGACCTCGGTCTGACCGGGTTCGAGGTCACCGAAGCTCAGGACCTGATCGACGAGGTCCTCCGTCCTCTAGACGAGAACCGAGTGGAAGACTTCGATGTCGAGGCGGAGCTGGCGGCGCAGCGCCCGCTGGTGACCAAGCCCGGGGAGATGTTGGAGCTCGGCGACCACCGCCTCCTCTGTGGCGACTGCACGAAGGTGGAAGACGTGCAGAAGGTGATGTCCGGTTACCCCCGGAAAGCGGTGCTCTTCGCCACCGATCCGCCGTACCTGGTGGGCTACGACGGATTGAACCACCCCAGCAAGAGCACGGACAAGAAGAAGCAGAAGAACAAGAACAAAGACTGGTCTGACTCCTACGGCGTTACCTGGGACGACGCGGACGCGAACCCCGAGCTGTACGAGAAGTTCATCGGGGTCGCCATCGCCGAAGCCGTTTTTCCGGGGGCGGCGTGGTACTGCTGGCATGCGAGTCGTCGTCAGGCCATGGTCGAGGCGGCGTGGCAGAAGCACGGGGCGTTTGTTCATCAACAAATCTTGTGGGTGAAGGACCGGCCCATCCTGACGAGGTCGTGGTATCTCTGGCAGCACGAGCCGTGCTTCTTTGGGTGGGTGAAGCCCAACAAGCCACCGCGAACCAGCGATGACTTCCTGCCCACGGTCTGGCAGATTCCCACGGTGGCGGTGGGGGCGAAGACCGAGCATCCCACTTCAAAGCCCGTCGAATTGTTCGCCATCCCGATGCGGCAACACACGAAGCGCCGGGAGGTCTGCTACGAGCCCTTCGCCGGCAGCGGGAGCCAACTCATCGCCGCCGAGTCTCTAGGCCGGCGCTGCTTCGCCATTGAGATCAGCCCGCGCTACTGCGATGTCGTGGTCCGAAGGTGGATCGCCTGGGTGGGCGAAGCCAAGGCGCCCTCGGAATTGCTGAAGCGTTATCGCATCAAGAAGGAGGGCCGATGA
- a CDS encoding recombinase family protein yields MPQAAVSPKRFQEGITSAGDQPRFAVGYLRRSTDRQEQSIPDQKKSIEQYAEQHGFKTLRFYTDDAISGTSTVGRRAFQSLMADAKSRTCDFRFVIVYDVKRFGRIDNDEAGFYRHTLRTCGIEVRYVTENFTGDRTDDLLRPVKQWQAREESKDLSKVTIRGLLSKSESGAWMGGVPPLGYDLRYQSESGNFITHVRHMPDGSKQLFDEQWKRLRSLGRGESLAVSRKDRCFLVPSEQPRQDAVREIFRLYVEENRGFKAVADALNRAGIPSPRSAAWSERMKGKWSTTTVRAILVNPVYTGDMVWNRRTDARFHRIVEGQAIQREDVYANRLEPNEESDWIVVPDSHPALVNRRIWELAKAKREQQETSKQQRGINPRTGEKAGKLEPGGSMGGWTGPKAKYLLSGLVTCAKCGNRYEGHSQYLKGFDEEGKRKRHLGYACGGYIRHGANTCQIGRIGKEQLEDLVVAVVLDFYGTYTGKNARDKIAKVFAGEMGGEVREVGKIRQRYEERLQQIEQTVRNLLDNITSDNRRAADRRLLELAGERSEIEQKLDDLKHLALSTTQAKELIEHTARFIAGLKTALIEAPLDQRQAAIRRCVDTVVIDYTAGKARLALRSLPTVAGSSTAREVEHIEANLCISPATAEQANDAPKRK; encoded by the coding sequence GTGCCCCAAGCAGCCGTATCTCCCAAGCGTTTTCAAGAAGGCATTACATCCGCTGGCGACCAACCCCGCTTCGCCGTTGGTTACCTTCGCCGCTCGACTGACCGCCAGGAGCAGTCGATCCCTGACCAGAAGAAATCCATTGAGCAATACGCCGAGCAGCACGGCTTCAAGACTCTGCGCTTTTACACCGACGACGCCATCAGCGGTACCAGCACCGTGGGGCGCCGGGCGTTCCAATCGCTTATGGCCGACGCCAAGAGCCGCACTTGCGACTTCCGCTTCGTGATCGTCTACGACGTCAAACGCTTCGGCCGCATCGACAACGACGAAGCGGGCTTCTACCGCCATACCCTGCGCACCTGCGGGATCGAGGTGAGGTACGTCACCGAGAACTTTACCGGCGACCGCACGGACGACCTCCTTCGCCCGGTCAAACAATGGCAGGCCCGAGAAGAATCCAAGGATCTTTCCAAGGTGACCATCCGCGGCCTGCTCTCCAAGAGCGAAAGCGGCGCCTGGATGGGGGGCGTTCCACCCCTAGGCTATGACCTCCGCTACCAGAGCGAGTCGGGCAACTTCATCACCCACGTCCGCCACATGCCCGATGGCTCAAAGCAGCTCTTTGATGAGCAGTGGAAGCGCCTGCGGTCCTTGGGCAGAGGCGAGAGCCTGGCCGTCTCCCGAAAGGACCGCTGCTTCCTGGTCCCCAGCGAGCAACCCCGCCAAGACGCCGTGCGCGAGATCTTCCGGCTCTACGTGGAAGAGAACCGCGGCTTCAAGGCGGTTGCCGACGCGCTTAACCGTGCCGGCATCCCCAGCCCACGCAGCGCAGCTTGGTCCGAAAGGATGAAAGGTAAGTGGAGCACCACGACGGTGCGTGCAATCTTGGTCAACCCCGTCTACACCGGCGACATGGTCTGGAATCGAAGGACCGACGCCCGGTTCCATCGCATCGTCGAAGGGCAAGCCATCCAGAGAGAAGACGTCTACGCCAATCGCTTGGAGCCCAACGAAGAGAGCGATTGGATCGTGGTGCCCGACTCCCACCCGGCTCTAGTCAACCGACGGATCTGGGAACTGGCCAAAGCAAAACGTGAACAGCAGGAAACCTCCAAGCAGCAGCGGGGGATCAACCCACGCACAGGCGAAAAAGCCGGCAAGCTCGAACCGGGTGGCTCAATGGGTGGCTGGACAGGCCCCAAGGCCAAGTACCTGCTCTCGGGTCTAGTCACCTGCGCCAAGTGCGGGAACCGCTACGAGGGGCACAGCCAGTACCTCAAGGGTTTTGACGAAGAGGGGAAGCGCAAGCGTCACCTGGGCTATGCCTGCGGCGGCTATATCCGACACGGTGCGAACACCTGCCAGATCGGGCGAATCGGCAAAGAACAACTCGAAGACTTGGTTGTGGCGGTGGTGCTCGACTTTTACGGCACCTACACGGGCAAGAACGCGCGCGACAAGATCGCCAAGGTCTTTGCGGGAGAGATGGGAGGAGAGGTCAGAGAAGTAGGCAAGATCCGCCAGCGATACGAGGAACGGCTCCAACAGATCGAACAGACCGTGCGCAACCTGCTGGACAATATCACCAGCGACAATCGAAGAGCAGCGGATCGACGACTGCTCGAATTGGCGGGCGAGCGGTCGGAGATTGAGCAGAAGCTCGATGACCTCAAACATCTCGCACTCAGCACAACTCAAGCCAAAGAGCTGATCGAACACACTGCGCGGTTCATTGCGGGTCTCAAGACTGCACTCATCGAGGCGCCGCTTGATCAGCGCCAAGCTGCCATCCGCCGCTGCGTGGACACCGTGGTGATTGACTATACGGCGGGCAAGGCCAGGCTGGCTCTGCGCTCTCTTCCGACCGTGGCAGGCAGCTCTACCGCGCGAGAGGTTGAGCATATCGAGGCGAATCTGTGCATATCCCCCGCAACTGCAGAACAGGCGAATGACGCACCTAAGCGCAAATAA
- the bioB gene encoding biotin synthase BioB produces the protein MTSPSYNGNDIDADRIAALGQRVLAGHLLSRQEAREIAAVRGEDLYDLFFWANKIRIRFVGRQVKFCSIVAAKVGNCSEDCGYCSQSRHHKTHVAPAKLTVDEMIGAMDQALSNGANSFGIVNSGRGPTDRELDWLEPFYKNAVENGKIRPCATLGELSPEHAARLKGMGVLRVNHNLETSRRHFDQVVSTHSYEDRVRTIENAKAAGLSVCSGGIFGMGEDWEDRIDMALDLRRLGADVVPINFLNAIAGTPLYKKQPDLTPMEALHIIALYRFLLPDKELKIAGGREKILRDMQSWMFFAGGSSFLIGNYLTTFGRSAQQDHQMLADLGMPFETFDEVEHEAEPVMRNAGPRQVALPVVG, from the coding sequence ATGACTTCACCAAGCTATAACGGGAATGATATCGACGCCGATCGTATCGCCGCACTCGGTCAGCGCGTGCTGGCCGGACATCTGCTATCGCGTCAGGAAGCCAGGGAGATCGCAGCTGTTCGCGGCGAAGACCTCTACGATCTCTTCTTCTGGGCAAACAAAATCCGCATCCGGTTTGTGGGACGTCAGGTGAAGTTCTGTTCGATCGTGGCAGCCAAGGTGGGTAATTGCAGCGAAGATTGCGGATATTGCTCGCAAAGCAGACATCACAAAACCCACGTTGCGCCGGCAAAGCTCACCGTGGATGAGATGATCGGCGCGATGGACCAGGCACTGTCGAACGGAGCTAATTCGTTCGGCATCGTCAACTCCGGACGCGGACCAACCGATCGAGAACTCGATTGGCTTGAGCCGTTCTACAAAAATGCGGTTGAAAACGGCAAGATTCGCCCGTGTGCGACGCTGGGGGAGCTTTCCCCTGAACACGCAGCCCGGTTGAAAGGCATGGGTGTCTTGCGGGTGAATCACAACCTTGAGACATCGCGCCGACATTTTGATCAGGTTGTTTCCACGCACAGCTACGAAGATCGTGTACGGACAATCGAAAACGCCAAGGCGGCCGGCTTATCGGTTTGCTCGGGTGGGATTTTCGGGATGGGTGAGGACTGGGAGGATCGCATTGACATGGCCCTCGATCTGCGGCGACTCGGCGCAGATGTGGTACCGATCAACTTTCTCAATGCAATCGCGGGTACACCGCTGTACAAGAAGCAGCCCGACCTGACGCCGATGGAGGCACTGCACATCATCGCACTGTATCGCTTTTTATTGCCTGATAAAGAGCTGAAGATCGCCGGTGGCCGGGAAAAAATCCTGCGGGATATGCAGAGCTGGATGTTTTTTGCGGGAGGCAGCAGTTTCCTGATCGGCAACTACCTTACGACCTTTGGTCGCTCGGCGCAGCAGGATCATCAAATGCTCGCGGACTTGGGTATGCCGTTCGAGACGTTCGATGAAGTCGAACATGAAGCGGAGCCGGTGATGAGAAACGCGGGACCAAGACAGGTTGCTCTACCAGTGGTGGGGTGA